Proteins encoded by one window of Blastopirellula marina:
- a CDS encoding ABC transporter ATP-binding protein — translation MPPTIRCQDLVKTYPGKPPVEAVRGLDLEVHPGECFGLLGPNGAGKTTTIEILEGLLTPTSGEVEVLGRRWGGSEEGEIRQRIGISLQETRLSDKLTVKETIVLFRSFYNQGIAPDEALGLVSLNEKSNARISSLSGGQKQRLAVACALVGDPLLVFLDEPTTGLDPQSRRQLWDVVRDLRDGGRTVMLTTHYMDEAERLCDRVAVVDQGKVIALGSPRDLITRLGGDQVIEFRLKENGPQLTAESFETLPGVQSTFFDAGTIVLHVEEIHAALPAVMDKLRADQVELAQLTTRQASLEDVFVTLTGRHLRDGGE, via the coding sequence ATGCCTCCTACGATACGATGTCAGGACCTCGTTAAGACTTATCCTGGCAAGCCACCGGTGGAAGCTGTACGGGGGCTCGACTTGGAAGTCCACCCTGGCGAATGCTTCGGACTGCTTGGGCCCAATGGGGCCGGCAAGACAACCACAATCGAGATTCTTGAAGGACTATTAACCCCAACCAGTGGCGAGGTTGAAGTTCTGGGTCGGCGTTGGGGGGGAAGCGAGGAAGGAGAGATCCGCCAGCGGATTGGAATCTCGCTGCAAGAGACTCGCCTGAGCGATAAGCTGACCGTAAAAGAAACGATCGTGCTCTTTCGCAGCTTCTATAATCAAGGGATCGCTCCGGACGAGGCGTTGGGGCTGGTCTCGCTGAACGAGAAATCGAATGCCCGGATTAGTAGTCTTTCCGGGGGTCAGAAGCAGCGACTTGCGGTGGCTTGTGCGTTGGTGGGGGATCCGTTGCTCGTCTTTCTCGACGAGCCCACGACTGGGCTCGATCCCCAATCGCGACGGCAACTCTGGGACGTCGTTCGCGATTTGCGTGATGGGGGCCGTACGGTCATGCTCACCACGCACTACATGGACGAGGCCGAGCGGCTGTGCGATCGCGTGGCAGTCGTCGATCAGGGGAAAGTGATTGCCCTGGGGTCACCGCGCGATTTAATTACTCGCCTGGGAGGCGACCAGGTGATCGAGTTCCGGTTGAAAGAGAATGGCCCGCAGCTTACGGCGGAATCATTCGAGACGCTTCCTGGTGTGCAATCGACTTTCTTCGACGCGGGCACAATCGTGCTACATGTCGAAGAGATCCATGCCGCGCTGCCGGCGGTCATGGATAAACTTCGAGCAGATCAAGTCGAACTAGCCCAACTGACGACGCGTCAAGCAAGTCTGGAAGATGTCTTCGTCACGCTTACCGGACGTCACTTGCGGGATGGAGGAGAATAA